CTGTGAGGAAGGAGCTGCTTTGTGGGTGTTTCCTCTGGCTGCCCTGTCCGGGGGTGAGTCACCTCCTGCGCTCGCTGCTCCCCATCCCAGGTGCCCCATGCACGGGGTGGGTGCAGCTGGGTGCCCCAGGGTTGTGGTGTGCCCTGGGCGGGGGggcttcccctctccccatcgTTGGCTCAGCCTCTTTCCACTTGTGGCTAGCCTGTGGCAGGCTGGACgagaagggaaactgaggcacggtgCTGGCAGGCACGTGTCAGGTGCTGCCTGGGCTACTTCCCACGCCACAGCCCTTTTCCCGTACTGCTCCTACCCCACGCCCCTGCTTAATGACAGGCGGCCGACTGCAGGCTGCGTGCCGCATCCTGTGCCATGTTTACAGGCATTGGGGCCGTCCGCgatgctgctggggctgtgtttaccagggctgggaaggagaaaggggcTCTTGGAGTGCTGGTTGGTGGTGGGCGGGTGGGTGGCTGGGTGCCACGTTTCCCCTGTCTTCCCCCAACCATTTTGGTGCAAAGGAGCGTTTTTGCGGAGGTAACGGCATGGGGATGGGGGTCAGTTCTGTGGTGGGCTGGGACTGTGGGACCTGGGGGGGACGAGGGGAGCATTGCCCCGGGAACGAGGGTGCATCGCCCCGGGGTGAGTGCATCATCCCAGGGATGGGTGAGCATCGTCTCGAGGCGGGATTCGTTACCCCAGAGATGGGGGACCATAGCCCGGGGCGGGGCGAATCGCTGCGGGGATGGGGGACCAACGCCCCAGGGACCCCATCAGCCTCCCTGATGCTGACGGACGGCCGCAGGCGCGCATTCCCGGCGGGGCTCCCGCCGCGGGGCTCGGCCGCAGGCATCCGCGCCGCCCCGATTTGGCAGCAGCTGTCACGGCACTGGGGTCGGTGCTGCCGGAGGGGTCATGACCCGGCAGCTGGGCCAGCCCCTGAAACCGGGGCAGAGCTTATTATAGCTGGCGGGAGCtatttcggggggggggggggggggggtctgacCTGGGTGAAGGGCAGGCAAGGGGGTGGGCGagccaccccccccaaacccggCACGTCCCTGGGGGTGTCGCGGGAAGGGAcggtgctggctggggatggcGATGCTTCGCTGGGGGGACACCCGCTGCCCACATCCCTGCCCCGGTCTTGCATGGGGGACAGGCCCGCCTCTCCCGTGGGGGTTTTTGTGTCCCCATCGATTGCCCCCACCATATATCCCCGTACCCCGGTGGCCCCAGCGTGGCTCCTGCTTGCCTGCATTTAGCTTCCCCAAGGGCtcattttggggtgggggagcggGGGTTGCCCGTGCCCCTCCAGCTGTATTTTTAGTCCTTTCCTTATAAGGTTCCCATGATTTTTGGGAGCTGTGAACGGAATGAAGTCATCGCTGAGGTCAtcctgcctccccccctccccatcccggCGCGGGCTCACCCCACAGGGAGTTTTTGTGTGGGCTCCATTGAAATCCCCCTCTCGCCCAGccttaaaggaaacaaaactctTAGCTGGCTGGCGGGGGGCCAGGCTGCAGGGGGTCCGGGGGGGCTCTTAAAGCACCAACCCGGACAGCCCCACGCAGCTCCCCCCATGACTGCGGCCCCCAGGACCCCCTGCAAGCCGCCCGTCCTTTTGCACGCGTGTGTGCACCAACACGGTGCTTCCGTCTGAGCGTGCTAGCTGGTTGGCacctctgcttctctttccagcCCCTGAAAGCGGCGTGGTCCCTAAAATCAGATTGCATGTGCTCGGCTGGCGGGGTGGAACCGGTGGGTGCTGCCCGAGGGGTCCGGCAGCCTCCAGTTCAGTGGCTTTTGGTCTGGGGGGGGTGTACCCGGTGGGGGTCCGAGCTGCAGCCCTACGCTGGGGACAGGAatggggggacccaggcatgcACGGTCCCATTGAGCACACTTGGTCCCGCTGGGGACATGCTCGGTCCCGTCAGGGGCACGCTTGGTCCCATCAGTGTCACACTTGGTGCCGTAGGGGCACGCTCGGTCCCACTGGGGACACACTTGGTCCTGTCGGGGACATGCTCGGTCCCGTTGATGCACACTTGCTTGTGCATTTCTTGCAGCCTGCAGACGAGCATCGCCAGGGTTTTGCtctccaggctgcagctcctggggttTGCAAAGTACCCAGCAGTCATCCCCACCCCACCGGGTGACCCCCAGCCCTCGGCAGCCTCATCCCATCCTCCTCAGGGCAAGGAAGGggctccccctccctgccctgccatcTGTCCCCCCTCATCGCTTTGTCAACACTGGCTGGAATGTGGATTAATTTCGGGAGGAATGTCACCCCCCGCCTTGCGAGGCTCCTTGCCTGCCGTCATCTCCTCCGCAGCATCCTGCCACCGCCCCTCCTCGCCAGGGGAGCCCAGCGTCTGGGCAGGCCTGCTTTTGGGGGACCACTcgggggggacactgggggtcTTGAGGGGGGATGTTACTGGAGTTGCCATCGGCCGCCAACGGGCTGATGCTGCCCAGGCCTCACTGGAGGGGTGTGTTCGGGCCAAGGGCTGATTGAATGCAGGCTCAGCGCCTGATTAAACTAATCGgaggggttattttttttttattacggTGTTTGGATCCGTTGGAGTTTAGCCTTAAAAGGAAACCGTCGCCTtcgggcaggggagggggccgggggctTTGCATGGAGGAAGGCAGATAAATGTCGGGTCCTTATCGGTCCCTGGCTCTGAGCATCCCCAGGCGCTGGCACAGGGACGGCTGGGCTAAATCCGGTGCGTGGGCgagcagcagggccagccaGGCGGGCGGCCCGTCCCCGAGTACCCAAGGAGCGATGCTGAGCGCACCCGTGGGTGCAAGGCTGTCGGTCCCCAGGGATGCCGTGGCTGACCGGGTCCCCTCGTCCCCTTGCCCAGGGTGACTCAGCCCTTTGCCTGGCATAAAGGAGCCCATTCTCTGGCCAGAGGCTAATTTATGCAGCTCTTCCCATGCCATCCCCACGCCCAGCCACACAACAGGGAGattgacaccccccccccagctcctcatAGCCCCCCCTGAAGCCCAGTACCCTTTGGGAGAAGGGGCAAAGCCACGTCTGCCGGGGTGACGGGGTCCCCGCTGTGATGCTCGGGGTACCCGGCAGCTCCCGGGGCTGGGCAGCCACACGCTGCCCCGCGGGCAGCCTGCCCGATCCAGGCAGGAATAGCAGCTGGTTTTGCTGGCTCATCGCTGAAGGCACTggcatggggatggggggcTGGCATCCCATCCCGGTCATGCTGGCCAGCTCAGGCGGAGGTTGGGGAAGTGCCTGGCCAGCAGCGAGCCCTGAGTGGCATTTGTGGggctctggggatgggggagcaTCACCCCAGGGGGGGTATatcaccctggggatgggggagcaTCACTTTGGGGATTGGGGAGCATTGCGCCAGGGGGGGAACATTGCCCTGGGGATGGAGCAGCATCACCGCAGGGGGGTGCATTGCCCCAGGGATGGGTGAGCATTGCCCTGGGGACACTGTCCCCAACCCACGCTGATGGACGGCCCTAGGCACACTTTGCTGGTGGAAAGCAGTCTGGAAGTGCAACCTCCCCAAGCCgtgcccttccctgcccccccagccctgccctggggctgctgcccccttccctcccatccCCCCAGAGCCACCCGGCCACAGGAATGAGGAGAGCCGGGCTGCAGTGGGTCCGAGCAAGAGGAGAAGGCTTTATTAAATTAACGTCAAGGCAGCGAATACATCCAGCGTGGGTCAGCCCCGCGAGCATCGGGGGgttggggctggggaccccagggTGCCCTCGCCCCAAGGCGCTGGGCCCTGGGGTGCAGTATGTGGGGGTCCCCAGCCTCCAGCTGGGCTTCCTGGGGTGGATGCACTGGGGGGATTGAAGGGGGGAGATCACAGGGAAGGGGGAAACGGggtttaaattaaatacagcCACGGCAACCCACCCAGAGGGGGCACAAAATGAGGCTGGGCTCCCGGAGCAAGCATGCGAATTTGGAGGGCTAAGGAGGGGAATTGAGCTTGGTGGTTCTTCACTCTGAAAAGGGGTGCAAAAAATCCACACAAACGTGTTAAAAATCATAAGAAGATGGAGAAGCGTTAGGTGGGTGGGTGGGCGAAGTGAGGGTGCTGGGTTTTGGCAGGGAGGGGGTTACCAGAGGGGTCCCCCACTGCCACCGTCACTCGTCCGCCAAGGACCAGGGCTCCTGCTCGGCTCTCAGCCGGCACGCCGGTGGCTGGTCGGGTGTGAGGCACAAGACGTTGTCCCCCAAAGTGGACGGTACGGGGATGGTGTCAGCTCCGCTGTGCTTGCTATGCGAGGTGGCATCAGCCAGCTTGGCGGCGGTGGCATCTCCAGGAGCAGGGGGCTGTGGTGGCATCACTGCAGTGGGGTCTGCGGTCTCTGTGGGGAACTCCTGTGTCGGCGGTACGCCGGTGATGCCGTTCAGCATCTCCTCTGTGAATTCAGCCAGGTCCTCCAGGCTGGCCTCCCGGTGCAGCCCATTCTCGGCCCGAACCAGACCCTCCATCCCCGGTGCCACATCTGCCGGTGCCTCCTGCACCGTCGGCTCCTCCTCGCTGGACAAGGCAGGTGAGGATTCTTCCCCAGCATCCTGGGGGAGCTCAGTCCCACCAGGATCCCTCTGCCCACCCTCAGCCACACTCACCCCCATCACCAGCTCCTGATTGAACTCCAGGGCTTGCTCGACTATTTCCAAAATATCAGAGTCTTTCATGATGTCCGCTGGCACTTTTGCAGAGAGATCAGCTGCACCTGGGCTTTCTTTAATCATCTCTGGAAAACCTTCTGGCTCCGATGCGGAGCCCAGCCGAGGTGGATTGGCCTCGGGAGGCTCCTCGTCCCCGGCCAGGGGAAGGTTGTCACCGTCccattcttcctcctccatAGATGGTTGCTCATCTGATGTCTGCTCCGCTTGGTCAGGCAGCGGAGAAACTGGCATTGCCTGAGCCTGGAGCCCTGCCGGAGGGATGGGCTCGGCTGTATCATGGTGAGCCATGCTgggctcctcctcctcctcctcctcctcctcctcctgccccaccagccccaggtTGCAGCCTGGGAGCgtttcagctctgccagcatTGCTCTCCAGCTCCACCGTGCCTTCGAGCTCCCCATCTGATTCAGCAGCCAAACCCTCCGAGAGCCCTGGTTCCTCACGCACGCCAGAGCCTGTAGCACCCTGGGCTGGCTCATCACTGCCTCCTGCTACcagccccatgtccccaggCGAGCCAAGATCTGCTTCAGGCACAGCTGGGCCTTCCTCCAGCTTGGCAGTAAAACCCCCAGCATcgtcctcatcctcatcctttGGCATCTCAGGTTCTTCTATGGGCATCTTCATGTCTTCATCTGCTTCACCCACAAATGCCTCAAAGTGCCCTTCGTCCTCTGGCACCGGAGACGCTTCTCCCGGAGCTTCCAGATCATCTTTGCTGGCTTCAATTGCTTCaactttaatttcttcaaagtCCTCGGAGATCTCAGGTTCCTCTGAGCTGGACACCTCTTGGCTGGGAGCAGAGACCATGAAatagccttcctcctccttggcACCCTCTTCCGCAGGGGCTacctccatccctgcctcctCTTCGCAGCTCTCTGGCATGGTGGGAGTTGGAGGCTTGTGCCTCCCTTCCAGCCATCCTTCATCCTCTGGAGCTATTTCAGATGCAGAGGCTGTCTCTGTGGTCTCCTCAATCTCTGGTGGGTTTTGGCTGGATGCACCCACAGCCAGCATCTCTCCTTCATAGAGGTGCAAGGGCGTGCTGTGCGGCAGTGTGTCCTCCAGCTCCAccctcctgcctgtccccagtgCCTGCTCCAGCTCTCCCAATTGCCCACCATCCTCCTCCACCGACTCACCGGTCTCCGCGCTGTCACCTGGTGCCTGCTGAAGTGCCATAgggccagtgctgctgctttctggctgTCCCAGCTCTGAGCCGATCTCATCATCAGCATCTTCATCCTCCACCTCCCATGGCTCCTCCGGAGCCTCAGCCGGCTCCTGGCTGTCCCCTTGCCCAGGGACATCTGCGGGTGCCTGGGCAGGTTGCCCTGCAGTGCCCTCCTGCTCATCCCTTGCCAGCTCCGGGGCTGGCTCAGCCTCCGgcggtggctgctgctggctcatACCCTGGCTCTCGGCATCTTCATCATCTTCCTGGgtttcctccagctctgccgGTGACGTGCTGTCTGTCTCCTCACTTTCCAGCCCTCCTGCGCTTGTTGGGCTGTCATCTGCCCATGCTGGCTTTTCTGTCCCCAGAGCCCCCTCTGTGTCCTCTGCTGTCACCTCCCAGTCCTCTGGATGAGCCTTTTGGCCACTGCCATcatccccccttccccagggctccTCTCCTGGCTCTGGCTCTGGCTCCATCTCcggctccagctcctcctgctcccgcaCCTCTTCTGCAAAGCCATTTTCCTGCAGGTCCCCAGACTCCTCCTGGTCTCCAGTCTCCTGCCCCAGGGTTTCAGGTCCCACAGCCTCTCCTGCCCAGGGGTCTTCTCCTCCCAGAGCCTCCCCGCCAgcctctcccttttctccctcatcATCTTTTGCTCTGCCTGGGTCCTCCCCTCCCACGGCATCTTCTTCAGCCCCCAGTGAAGCCTCTTCTGCTGGGATGGCCTCATGGATGCTTGAGGGCCCCTGCTCTGGGCAGGCCTCCTGCccactttcctcctctgcagcgAGATCTGTCTCGTACACAGGCATTTCCTGATGCTCAAACTTTTCCTGGTCTCCATCAACAAGGTCCTCTTCCAGGTGACTTTCCATGGGCAAAATTGGGTGGCTTTCCATGAGGACAGCACGAGCAGCCTTGAGTTCCCTTTGCAGGGACTCCCCTCCTTGCGCATCCATTCCTTTGACCTGGAAATCACCGTCCTCCCCGCAGGCGCTGTGGGGTCCCCTCTCCCCCTTGTCCTCTGAGGGGTGCGATGCCTCTGTGCTTGGGGCCTCCACCTCATCCTCCCCTTGCTCTGGCtcttcccagctgctccccatcTGGCCAGGGCCACTTGCGTTCTCTTCCTGGGCCTCGGCTTCTGGTTCCCTTGGGCTCAGCACAGTGggcatctcctcctcccacGGTCCCATCTCTTCCCGGCTCGCTGCTGCACTTAAGGAAGAAGCCATGTCACAGGGATGCAGCCCTGGTGGGGACGCGGCTCTGTCCCACAGGGCGCTGGTCTCCACACCCAGCCCCTGGAGAACGGcttccccagccctctcctccgCTTCAGGGGCTTCGCCATCCCTGGCATCCTCAGAGGGGTCTTGCCTTTCCCTGGCCCCCTCTGCAACAGCCCCTCCACAAGCCTCTATGGGTGGAACGGGGCTAGGGACACGGGCATCCTGGGGTGCCCACACAGCACTGAGCATGGGTTCTTCTTTGGGCTGAGCATCATCTTGCATTTCCTTGAGAGCATCCTCCAGCGCCTCGCTGACCAGCTGGGCTGGGTACTGCAGGCTGTGGGCAGGCGCCGTTCCCGGGGGCTCGATGCTGGCATCGTGGGCCTCTGCCATGGCTCCAGGTGGAGGATGCTCCTTCCCTTGGCTCATCTCACCACCGTCTCCCCCCGGCCAGGCAGGACCCTCTCCCCCCAGGCTCCCCGGCTCTGGtggcacggggctgggggggtctggggagagaggaggggcaGCTTTGCCAGGCTGCAAGGGGCTTGGCACGGGGCAGCCAGAGGTACCTGGCTCTCTGGCCGTGCCGGCAGCCTGCAGCGCTGTGGCATGGAGGACTGAGCTGATTTTCTGGAGCTCCCTGGCACCAGGGCTCTGGCTTTTGGGTGTCAGGGTGTCACTTTGGGCTTTTGctggctgccccctcccctctgcccttgGGAAGATGGAGGGGCTGGCACGGTGGTCCCGGGGCAGCAGCCGCCTGGCCTCAGTGCTCACCGGTGCCAGCTTGCCGCCGCTGCTCACTTCCAGCTTGAGATCTGCAAAGAGCGAGGGGGTGCGCAATGAGGGGTGCGCAATGAGCGTGCTGAAAACCTGCTTGTGTGGCTTCCCCATCCTTCCTTTGCTGCCTGGGTGCCTCTTGCTACCCACTGCCCCCTGTCCTATTTTTAAACAGCCCCTTCATGGAAAGTGGGAAATTCCTCCCTTCAGTGCAGCTGATGCCGATGGTCCCAGGGGATTTGGCATCGTGCAGGGACAGTAATGCTCTGCCCCGCTGCAGCCACAGtcatctcctgctgctgggggggagtgTGCAGTTGACAGGCtttccttgttatttttttggaggaaaaaataaattgctcaGCTTGTTACAACAGCCCACAGTCCCGCTGGGCATGTGGatctgctcctgccctccccgtGCGGGGCAGGattgaaaaaaaagaggcaaagaagCAGATAAGCCCCTTATCTGCACCACGGCGGCTGCAAGCCCCGTGCCAGGAGCCCCCCAGCCGCTGTTCGCACCTTCCTATCGTGGCCGAGCAACCGCTGCCAGGAAAATGCTTGTGTCTATATTCAGCCTCATCCCCTcatcccccccagctccccccggGGTGACACGGCAGCGGTTCCGGGGCTGGTGCCGGTGCCCCCTTACCTCGCAAGCCATTGGCCATCTTGTATTCCCCAGCTGGCATTTGCAGGCGGGtgctctctgcttccagcagTGTCCTGCAAGGAGAGGAGTGGGGTGGGTGCTCCTgggtgggtgctgcggggtgtgtgggggggtgtgtgtctgcACCACGGTGAGAGCCGAGCCGCTCCCTGTGCACTCCAGCACCCCCCACTCGGCTACGGCGGCTGCTTTGCAGGTAAACTGAGGCACGAAGGGGTTATGGACGGTTTTGCTTGGCGGAAGtactggggttgggggggggggggtgtcggaGCAACCCCCCTTGCTCCTGTCTCCCCTCCcatccccccatccccaggatTAGTGTCCGTGCTGGGTGACATCATGCTCTGCCGGGGAGGCCCCTCGCCTCAGCCGGGGACAGTCCCTATTCTCATGCTAATTGTCCCCCCAGTCCCCTGGCAGCCTGCCTTTGTCTGGGGCCATCTGGAAAGGCTGGAAGAGGGGCGCGGGCCTGCCCCTATGCGAGACCCCCCCCTTGTGCCCAAGACCCCCCCTTGTACCCGAGACCCTCCCCGCGCCCACCACGGTGCAGGGTTTGGCCCCAGCGCCCTGCACATGGGTATGTTGGGGGGAAgcggctgctccccagccctgtccccatcGGGGACCTCACCTGTAGGTTGCCACTTCCAGGCTGAGGGACATCTTGAGGTGCATGAGCTGCTGCCTGTCCTCCAGCACTTGGGCAATCTGCACCCGCAGGGtctgcttctcctgctccagggcCTCCATtgccagctgcaggcaggacggggcgggcgggggggtcAGGGACacctcagccctgcctgcaccctgcctgaacCCTGCCAGATGTGGGATGAACCCTGCCAGATGTGGGACCGTGTGGGTGGCTCTCGTTTCCACCCAGCACCCCTTGGgatgctgcagggagaggggtcCTGGGTGCTCGATTTtaggacggggaggggggggctgaggggtcCTGGGTGCTCGATTTtaggacggggaggggggggctgaggatggggagggaagggggtgaGGAGAGGAGCGGGGCTGAAAAGTGagggggaggcagctgccggaggtgggaggaaaggctgggggggggggggggattcaGGACTGCAGGACGCCAGCGTGGGAAAGAAGCATCTTTCGGGCAAGCGACCGAGGTGGCGGCACCCTCTGCTCCATGGCACCCATGCCCGGTCCCCAGACCTGAAACAAAGAGGGACCCTTTCCCGGGCGGTGTCCACGCTGCCCCGGGCATTTCCAGCCCcgttccaccccccccccccccccgctgaaTTACTTTTGCAGCTGTTGGgttgcagctgcagcaaagtCGGTCAGAGTTTATCCTCCCCACAACCCCCCCgctgcctgcacccagcactgggggggggggggcagtgggcaGGGGGTGCCGTTCCTCCGGGACCCTGGctctggagcccagcaggatgtggagcagcagccccaggcagggtgGTGAGGGAGGACCCAGTGTCTGGGTGCTGGTCCCTTGCAGCAGGGGGCCCCCGGGTCCCTGTTGTGGTGGGGACAAGGATGTccctgagctgctctgcccttcttccacccccacccccaagctCCCTGTCCATCTGTAGCTCACCCAGGGCCACCATCCATCCCCGCCCTGGGGTTTGCTCCCCCCATCTTGCCTCCTTCTATCCATCTCTCCCGTCCCTTTGCAGAGGGTGGGTGCCCTGAGCACCCCCCAggcacccacagcaccccattctcctcctccccaggggaCCGGCGCTTCCCCACCGCCTTCACCCACCTGGAACTTCTCTGCCTCCCCACGCTGTTCCTGCCACTGCCGGGCCAGGCTCTCCTCCAGCATCTCCTTCCGTGCTTTGAGCCCCGCCAGGTCCTTCTCCAGGTGCTGCAactgcagctggctctgctggttGTCCTCCACCGCTTTCCAGAGGTTCTCCTTGGCTTGGCAGAGGGAAGTCTCCAGCTGCGACACCTCCGTCTTGTAGGTCTCCACCGCCCCTTTCCAGATTTCTGAGAGCCTCTTGGAGTAGTCCTCCACCTCCACTGGCTGGAAAGCCACCGGTGCGCAGCGGAAGCTCTCCAGGCTCTGTGAGAAGCTTGCGATCTCCTGGTCTAGCCCCGCTTTCTCCTCCTCGTGCACCTCCAGCAAGGCTtccacctccttctccagctgcacaGCTCTCTCCTTCAGCCAGATCTGcgctctcctctcctcctccagctccttcctgCTCAACGACAGCTGCTTCTTGGCTTCTTCTCGGGCTGCCTGCTCCTTCTGGCACCTGCTTTTCACCTGCTGAACCTCCTCGTAGAGGTTGTCCCTGGCCAGCTCAGCCGTGCACTTCTCCCTGAAGGCATGATCCAGCGCATCCCGCAGGGCTCGCAGCTCCTCCTCGTACTTTGCCCGCCACGAGTCCCCGGCTGGGCTACCCTTGGCGCTCTGGATTTCAGCTCGCAGCACCTCGTTTTCTTCCTCCAGGAATTTCACGCGGGCCAGGTACGCCTCCAGCCGCTTGTTGAGGTCCCACATCTGCAGTGACTCCTCACCGAGGGCTCTCGCCCCCGCAAAACTTTCCGTGCTTAGCATCGGCGCTGCCAGAGGATGCCGGAGAGGATGCCGGAGAGGATGCCGGGGCTCTGGAGGAGAggcaaggcagggagggaagcgAGTGGCTGGGAGTGGAGGGGAGCGCAGCTATTCATACTCCACGCCGGTCGAGTGGGAGGCCCCTGAGACCCAGGCGAGCAGCGGGGCTTAACTCTTCCGCAGCCAGGCCAGCTCCAGCCCACGTGGGCTCGACGCCAGCTGCAGGAGGGCTGAGCCCTGCTCCAGCAACCACCACCGTGATTTCCCAGCCCTTGGGAAGGGCAAGGTGTTTCTTTGCACTTTGGGAGGGTGGCTTGAGGGGTTGGatctccccaccaccaccccgggATGGCTTGGCTGGGAAAATCCTCCCCCCAAAGCCTGAAAGCCGTGCCGGGGTGCtggagggctgctgtggggctcGGCATGGAGGTTGGGAGG
This genomic interval from Buteo buteo chromosome 11, bButBut1.hap1.1, whole genome shotgun sequence contains the following:
- the NES gene encoding nestin, which produces MLSTESFAGARALGEESLQMWDLNKRLEAYLARVKFLEEENEVLRAEIQSAKGSPAGDSWRAKYEEELRALRDALDHAFREKCTAELARDNLYEEVQQVKSRCQKEQAAREEAKKQLSLSRKELEEERRAQIWLKERAVQLEKEVEALLEVHEEEKAGLDQEIASFSQSLESFRCAPVAFQPVEVEDYSKRLSEIWKGAVETYKTEVSQLETSLCQAKENLWKAVEDNQQSQLQLQHLEKDLAGLKARKEMLEESLARQWQEQRGEAEKFQLAMEALEQEKQTLRVQIAQVLEDRQQLMHLKMSLSLEVATYRTLLEAESTRLQMPAGEYKMANGLRDLKLEVSSGGKLAPVSTEARRLLPRDHRASPSIFPRAEGRGQPAKAQSDTLTPKSQSPGARELQKISSVLHATALQAAGTAREPGTSGCPVPSPLQPGKAAPPLSPDPPSPVPPEPGSLGGEGPAWPGGDGGEMSQGKEHPPPGAMAEAHDASIEPPGTAPAHSLQYPAQLVSEALEDALKEMQDDAQPKEEPMLSAVWAPQDARVPSPVPPIEACGGAVAEGARERQDPSEDARDGEAPEAEERAGEAVLQGLGVETSALWDRAASPPGLHPCDMASSLSAAASREEMGPWEEEMPTVLSPREPEAEAQEENASGPGQMGSSWEEPEQGEDEVEAPSTEASHPSEDKGERGPHSACGEDGDFQVKGMDAQGGESLQRELKAARAVLMESHPILPMESHLEEDLVDGDQEKFEHQEMPVYETDLAAEEESGQEACPEQGPSSIHEAIPAEEASLGAEEDAVGGEDPGRAKDDEGEKGEAGGEALGGEDPWAGEAVGPETLGQETGDQEESGDLQENGFAEEVREQEELEPEMEPEPEPGEEPWGRGDDGSGQKAHPEDWEVTAEDTEGALGTEKPAWADDSPTSAGGLESEETDSTSPAELEETQEDDEDAESQGMSQQQPPPEAEPAPELARDEQEGTAGQPAQAPADVPGQGDSQEPAEAPEEPWEVEDEDADDEIGSELGQPESSSTGPMALQQAPGDSAETGESVEEDGGQLGELEQALGTGRRVELEDTLPHSTPLHLYEGEMLAVGASSQNPPEIEETTETASASEIAPEDEGWLEGRHKPPTPTMPESCEEEAGMEVAPAEEGAKEEEGYFMVSAPSQEVSSSEEPEISEDFEEIKVEAIEASKDDLEAPGEASPVPEDEGHFEAFVGEADEDMKMPIEEPEMPKDEDEDDAGGFTAKLEEGPAVPEADLGSPGDMGLVAGGSDEPAQGATGSGVREEPGLSEGLAAESDGELEGTVELESNAGRAETLPGCNLGLVGQEEEEEEEEEEPSMAHHDTAEPIPPAGLQAQAMPVSPLPDQAEQTSDEQPSMEEEEWDGDNLPLAGDEEPPEANPPRLGSASEPEGFPEMIKESPGAADLSAKVPADIMKDSDILEIVEQALEFNQELVMGVSVAEGGQRDPGGTELPQDAGEESSPALSSEEEPTVQEAPADVAPGMEGLVRAENGLHREASLEDLAEFTEEMLNGITGVPPTQEFPTETADPTAVMPPQPPAPGDATAAKLADATSHSKHSGADTIPVPSTLGDNVLCLTPDQPPACRLRAEQEPWSLADE